Proteins encoded together in one Xyrauchen texanus isolate HMW12.3.18 chromosome 50, RBS_HiC_50CHRs, whole genome shotgun sequence window:
- the ccnd3 gene encoding G1/S-specific cyclin-D3 — protein sequence MELFCHESIEPDSSSQMNPKPVRAFSDAVLTRDLRVRQNLLISERPSISTEPKSGVEQTDVQPYMRRILAGWMLQVCEDQKCEEEVFPLAMHYLDRYMSQYPVHKNHLQLLGSVCMFLASKLRESVPLSATKLCVYTDHAVTLPEILQWEVLVVSRLNWDLASVLPSDFLELLLQGLPITSQNPAVIWRHVHSYIALTATELRFSVFTPSTVACSCVTAAVIRLKVLTESLNTDDLLQLTRNILDVDTASLRECYSALEETIDLTLTSTPATDSPELTSTPVNVQDVKL from the exons ATGGAGTTATTCTGTCATGAAAGTATTGAACCGGACTCGAGTTCTCAGATGAACCCCAAACCGGTTCGGGCGTTCAGTGACGCGGTTCTGACCCGAGATTTGCGGGTCCGACAGAACCTGCTGATCTCCGAGAGACCGAGCATCAGCACCGAACCCAAATCCGGGGTCGAACAGACCGACGTCCAGCCGTATATGCGCCGAATACTCGCTGGGTGGATGCTGCAG GTGTGCGAGGACCAGAAGTGCGAGGAGGAAGTGTTTCCGCTGGCGATGCATTACCTGGACAGGTATATGTCGCAGTATCCTGTGCACAAAAACCACCTGCAGCTGCTGGGATCGGTCTGCATGTTCCTGGCGTCTAAACTACGGGAATCAGTTCCTCTGAGCGCCACCAAACTCTGCGTCTACACGGACCACGCCGTGACACTTCCAGAAATCCTG CAGTGGGAGGTGCTGGTGGTGTCGCGGCTGAATTGGGACCTGGCCTCAGTGTTGCCTTCTGACTTCCTGGAGCTGCTACTGCAGGGTCTACCAATCACATCGCAGAACCCCGCGGTCATATGGCGACACGTGCACTCCTATATCGCCCTGACCGCCACAG AGTTACGGTTCTCAGTCTTCACTCCGTCTACAGTGGCGTGTTCATGTGTGACGGCAGCTGTGATCCGACTGAAAGTCCTGACAGAGTCGTTAAACACTGATGATCTCCTGCAGCTCACGAGGAACATCTTAGATGTGGACACG GCGTCTCTGCGtgagtgttactctgctctggagGAGACGATCGACCTCACGCTGACCTCTACACCTGCGACTGACTC
- the bysl gene encoding bystin: protein MPKVKKSKSGPERSGAGVSLADQILQGDSVRISGRVKNRSRTHDEEQDYVDEKLSRKILQQARIQQDELQTELGLTPETKRQPATQLGPSTQDGDSDEEWPALGEAAEESSSEVQVDPEDERAIQMFMNKNPPVRRTLADIIMEKITEKQTEVGTVMSEVSGRPVPQLDPRVTEVYRGVNKVLSKYRSGKLPKAFKIIPALSNWEQILYLTEPETWTAAAMYQATRIFSSNLKERMAQRFYNLVLLPRIRDDIAEYKRLNFHLYSALKKALFKPGAWFKGILLPLCESGTCTLREAIIIGSILTKCSIPVLHSSAAMLKLAEMEYNGANSIFLRLLLDKKYALPFRVLDALVAHFLSFRGDKRTLPVLWHQSLLTLVQRYKADLSSEQKEALLELLKSQTHPLMSAEIRRELQNTESRDLEDATPAMTVD, encoded by the exons ATGCCGAAGGTAAAGAAGAGTAAGTCCGGACCGGAGCGCAGCGGTGCTGGTGTGTCTTTGGCGGATCAGATCCTACAGGGAGATTCGGTTCGGATCAGCGGCCGTGTGAAGAACCGGAGCCGAACCCATGATGAAGAGCAGGACTATGTGGACGAGAAACTGTCCAGAAAGATCCTCCAACAGGCCCGAATCCAACAGGACGAACTGCAGACTGAGTTGGGACTCACCCCAGAGACCAAGAGACAGCCAGCTACTCAACTAG GTCCCAGCACACAGGATGGAGACTCTGATGAAGAGTGGCCAGCACTGGGTGAAGCCGCAGAAGAGTCCAGCTCTGAGGTTCAGGTGGACCCTGAAGATGAGAGAGCCATCCAGATGTTTATGAACAAGAACCCACCTGTCAG aCGTACGCTTGCGGACATCATCATGGAGAAGATCACAGAGAAACAGACTGAGGTGGGCACAGTGATGTCAGAGGTGTCGGGTCGACCTGTCCCGCAGCTGGACCCCAGAGTCACAGAGGTGTACAGAGGAGTTAACAAG GTTTTATCGAAGTATCGCAGTGGAAAACTTCCCAAAGCATTTAAGATTATTCCAGCTCTGTCAAACTGGGAGCAGATCCTGTATCTCACCGAACCCGAGACGTGGACCGCTGCGGCGATGTATCAGGCCACGAG GATATTCTCGTCTAATCTAAAGGAGCGCATGGCTCAACGCTTCTATAATCTGGTGCTGTTGCCCAGAATTCGAGACGACATCGCCGAGTACAAACGTCTGAACTTCCACCTGTACAGCGCGCTGAAGAAAGCTCTGTTTAAACCTGGAGCGTGGTTTAAAG gaATTCTGCTGCCGCTGTGTGAGTCGGGCACCTGCACACTGAGAGAAGCCATCATCATCGGCAGCATACTCACTAAATGCTCCATACCTGTGCTGCACTCCAG CGCTGCTATGCTCAAACTGGCCGAGATGGAGTATAACGGAGCCAACAGCATTTTCCTGCGACTGTTACTGGATAAGAAGTACGCGCTGCCCTTCCGTGTGCTGGATGCGCTGGTCGCCCACTTCCTGTCCTTCCGCGGCGATAAACGGACTCTGCCGGTGCTGTGGCATCAGAGCTTACTGACGCTCGTGCAGCGGTATAAAGCCGATCTGTCCTCCGAACAGAAGGAGGCGCTGTTGGAACTGCTGAAGAGTCAAACGCACCCGCTGATGTCCGCCGAAATCAGACGAGAACTGCAGAACACGGAGTCGCGAGACCTGGAAGACGCTACGCCCGCCATGACCGTCGACTGA
- the med20 gene encoding mediator of RNA polymerase II transcription subunit 20, translated as MGVTCVCQVPVVEGKSVQQTVDMLHRKLEQLGAVKQGNFYVDCETYHATGNTTGQPSKLLYVMHNSETPLSCMALFEGGPCLTADANFDVLMVKLKSHFQNAKGHKVESRGTRYRYCDFLVKVGTIAMSSSARGISVEVEYCACVIPGDCWNLMKEFMQSFLGLNAPELPGVFMNKLDAPVDCIDTMSQYLELFSKVRKQQVLTASSVR; from the exons ATGGGTGTAACGTG TGTGTGTCAGGTGCCTGTGGTGGAGGGGAAAAGCGTGCAGCAAACCGTTGACATGCTGCATAGAAAACTGGAGCAGCTGGGAGCCGTTAAACAGGGAAACTTCTACGTGGACTGCGAGACGTACCACGCTACAGGAAACACCACCG GTCAGCCATCGAAGCTGCTGTATGTGATGCATAATTCAGAGACGCCGCTGAGCTGCATGGCTCTGTTTGAGGGGGGACCATGTCTGACCGCAGATGCAAACTTTGACGTTTTGATGGTGAAACTCAAGAGTCACTTCCAGAACGCCAAAGGCCATAAAGTGGAGAGCCGCGGCACCCGCTATCGTTACTGCGACTTCCTGGTGAAGGTTGGCACCATCGCTATGAGCTCCAGCGCCCGGGGAATTTCAGTGGAG GTGGAGTACTGTGCATGTGTAATCCCTGGCGATTGTTGGAACCTCATGAAGGAGTTCATGCAGAGTTTTCTGGGCTTGAACGCCCCTGAGTTGCCTGGTGTGTTTATGAATAAACTGGACGCTCCGGTGGACTGCATAGACACCATGAGTCAGTACCTGGAGCTCTTCAGCAAAGTCCGCAAACAGCAAGTGCTAACCGCTAGCAGCGTACGGTGA